A single Lactuca sativa cultivar Salinas chromosome 8, Lsat_Salinas_v11, whole genome shotgun sequence DNA region contains:
- the LOC111918314 gene encoding D-galacturonate reductase, translating into MESIPETTISSSNGRRRIPLIGMGMAMLVEGSDKVKATVVEAIKVGYRHFDTAALYGTEKALGEGITEALRQGLINSRAEIFVTTKLWCNSAEGHLVLPAIKQSLQNLGLDYVDLYLIHWPLKLNQEEFKLPIPKECIAAINIKDVWEGMEKCQNLGLTKSIGVSNFAPRKIEEILSFAKIPPAVNQVEMNPLWQQKKLNEFCKKNDILITAYSPLGASGTKWGHNRVMECEVLQDIAKSKGKTVAQISLRWIYEQGVSFVVKSFNTERMKQNLEIFDWSLTEEELNKISQIPQRKHVYLIGSFVTEPNDVMAEIDADLSFQ; encoded by the exons ATGGAAAGCATTCCTGAGACGACCATAAGCTCCTCCAATGGTCGTCGACGTATTCCGCTCATTGGGATGGGTATGGCAATGTTGGTAGAAGGCAGTGATAAGGTGAAAGCAACGGTTGTTGAAGCCATCAAAGTGGGTTATCGCCACTTTGACACGGCGGCGCTTTATGGAACTGAGAAAGCTCTTGGGGAAGGCATCACAGAAGCTCTGCGACAGGGTCTCATAAATTCTAGGGCGGAGATTTTTGTTACTACCAAGTTGTGGTGTAACTCCGCCGAGGGACATCTTGTCCTACCTGCCATAAAACAAAGTCTGCA AAACTTGGGACTAGACTACGTGGATTTGTATCTGATACACTGGCCATTAAAGCTAAACCAGGAGGAATTCAAACTCCCGATTCCAAAAGAGTGTATAGCTGCAATCAATATCAAGGACGTTTGGGAAGGCATGGAGAAGTGTCAAAATCTTGGACTCACCAAATCCATTGGTGTTAGCAATTTTGCTCCTCGAAAAATTGAAGAGATCCTTTCCTTTGCCAAAATTCCACCAGCTGTCAACCAA GTTGAGATGAATCCACTTTGGCAACAGAAAAAACTCAATGAATTTTGCAAAAAGAATGACATCCTTATCACTGCTTACTCACCTTTAGGTGCATCTGGCACCAAATGGGGACACAACAGGGTCATGGAATGTGAAGTTCTTCAAGATATTGCCAAGTCTAAAGGGAAAACAGTAGCCCAA ATTTCTTTAAGATGGATATATGAACAAGGTGTGAGTTTTGTGGTAAAGAGTTTTAACACGGAGAGGATGAAGCAAAACTTGGAAATATTTGATTGGTCGTTGACTGAGGAAGAGTTGAACAAAATCAGCCAAATTCCGCAACGAAAACATGTTTATCTGATCGGTTCGTTCGTGACTGAGCCTAATGATGTAATGGCTGAGATTGATGCGGATCTTTCATTTCAATAA
- the LOC111918318 gene encoding transmembrane 9 superfamily member 4, with protein MTLLPKIVFFTLLMIFHGNQVESNASNHHYKEGDIVPFYANKVGPYSNPRETYAYYDLPFCSKDIVKEKKLNLGEMLNGDHLVSTPYKLEFLVEKHFELLCNKTLSKTEVSKFRKAIEKDYYMQLYYDDLPMWAFIGKFKKDPIDEKTKNKYFLFKHFDFEVLYNRDYVIEVSVRVRRDSFTDVTEDKEVDVGFTYSVMWRQTQLSFDTRIDKYISSSIAQNHMSVHHHSVTFSSVTLLILIISLLTFYFFVLRKDISSERNLGDVEEDILSYNKQEEIGWKNVRGDVFRFPQHKSLFAAALGAGNQLLILSLAILGLGVLGFFQPYMQLGVFWNALIIVYAVTSVVSGYTSVSFYSQLEGTNWMKNLILTGGLYFGPLFVTFTFLDIVATFYGSTTALPLRAIVMLSLLWIFIASPLHLLGGIIGKTRMSEFQAPCKTAKTPRDIPKLRWYRGVLPQMALAGILPFSVVYIQLYYILASVWGLRFYTVYSILSIVFFLLLIMTALVSVALTYFQLAAEDHQWWWRSFLCGGSTGLYIYVYCIYYYFERSNMNGFMQTSFYFGYMACACLGIFLILGSVGFNASLLFVRYLYAAIKCD; from the exons ATGACACTGCTACCAAAAATCGTTTTTTTCACTCTTCTAATGATCTTCCATGGAAACCAAGTAGAATCAAATGCCTCTAATCATCACTACAAAGAAGGAGATATTGTCCCTTTCTATGCCAACAAAGTTGGCCCATACTCTAATCCTCG GGAAACATATGCTTATTATGATCTTCCCTTTTGTTCTAAAG ATATTGTGAAAGAGAAGAAACTTAATCTAGGGGAGATGTTGAATGGAGACCACCTTGTTTCAACTCCATATAAGCTTGAATTTCTTGTGGAAAAGCATTTTGAATTATTATGCAACAAGACATTGAGTAAAACAGAAGTTTCTAAGTTCAGAAAGGCAATAGAGAAGGATTACTATATGCAATTGTATTACGATGACTTGCCAATGTGGGCTTTTATTGGAAAGTTCAAAAAGGATCCTATCGATGAAAAGACGAAGAACAAGTATTTtcttttcaaacattttgatttcgaGGTTCTTTATAACAGGGATTATGTTATTGAAGTCAGTGTCCGAGTGCGTAGGGATTCATTCACAGATGTAACAGAAGACAAGGAAGTTGATGTGGGCTTCACATACTCTGTTATGTGGCGCCAAACACAACTATCATTTGATACGAGAATAGATAAATACATTAGTTCTTCGATTGCACAAAACCATATGTCTGTGCATCATCACTCAGTTACATTCTCAAGTGTCACACTCCTCATTCTGATCATTTCCCTACTCACATTTTACTTTTTTGTCCTTCGCAAAGACATTTCTag TGAAAGGAACTTAGGTGATGTGGAAGAGGATATATTGAGTTATAATAAACAAGAAGAGATAGGATGGAAGAATGTTCGTGGTGATGTATTTAGATTCCCACAACACAAGTCTTTATTTGCTGCGGCTCTTGGTGCTGGAAACCAGTTGCTTATATT GAGCTTAGCAATTCTTGGTCTTGGTGTCCTAGGTTTTTTTCAGCCCTATATGCAATTAGGAGTATTCTGGAACGCACTTATCATTGTATATGCAGTTACATCTGTGGTCTCAGGATATACTTCTGTTTCCTTCTATTCTCAACTCGAAGGAACAAACTGG ATGAAGAACCTAATACTTACAGGAGGATTATATTTTGGGCCACTCTTTGTTACTTTTACTTTCCTAGACATTGTTGCAACATTTTATGGATCAACTACTGCATTACCATTAAGAGCAATAGTCATGCTATCTCTCTTGTGGATATTCATAGCATCACCATTGCATCTTTTAGGAGGCATTATTGGGAAAACAAGAATGTCTGAATTCCAAGCTCCCTGCAAAACCGCTAAAACTCCTAGAGATATTCCTAAGCTGCGTTGGTATAGGGGTGTTCTTCCTCAGATGGCTTTGGCAGGAATTTTGCCTTTCAGTGTCGTATATATTCAGTTGTACTACATATTGGCAAGTGTTTGGGGACTTCGCTTTTATACAGTTTATAGTATTCTGTCCAtagtcttctttcttcttctcatcaTGACTGCTTTAGTTTCTGTGGCACTGACATACTTCCAGCTTGCTGCTGAAGATCATCAATGGTGGTGGAG GTCATTTTTGTGTGGTGGATCTACTGGAttgtatatatatgtttattgcaTCTATTATTATTTCGAGAGATCAAACATGAATGGTTTCATGCAGACGTCCTTTTACTTTGGATATATGGCTTGTGCATGTTTGGGAATATTTCTGATACTTGGAAGTGTGGGTTTCAATGCGTCGTTGCTCTTTGTTCGTTATCTTTACGCGGCTATAAAATGTGATTAG